The Pseudomonas sp. TH06 genome has a window encoding:
- a CDS encoding head completion/stabilization protein codes for MSSFSGKPTTFVEQAIENDGFWPNLSVSEFQKGYRLPAEYLVEMLVINLTTAMTDVNRDLAKLKARWQDAGVLRVESADTTVLPERTFQAETYKRAVYCRAKASLLPEFASVIRRESAENLGKEAPERKETYLEFSQQAVRSLQGRSRVTAVLL; via the coding sequence ATGAGCAGCTTTTCCGGCAAACCCACCACCTTTGTGGAACAGGCGATTGAGAATGACGGCTTCTGGCCGAACCTCTCCGTGTCCGAGTTTCAGAAAGGTTATCGGTTGCCGGCAGAGTACCTGGTCGAAATGCTGGTCATCAACCTGACTACCGCCATGACAGACGTAAATCGTGACCTGGCGAAGTTAAAAGCGCGATGGCAAGACGCTGGAGTGTTACGCGTTGAGTCTGCAGACACCACCGTCCTTCCGGAGCGCACCTTTCAAGCAGAGACGTACAAGCGCGCTGTGTATTGCCGCGCCAAGGCCAGTTTATTGCCGGAGTTTGCTTCGGTGATTCGTCGTGAAAGTGCCGAGAACCTGGGCAAGGAAGCCCCCGAGCGCAAAGAAACGTACCTCGAGTTCAGCCAGCAGGCCGTTCGGTCGCTGCAAGGCCGCAGCCGCGTAACGGCGGTGCTGCTGTGA
- the gpM gene encoding phage terminase small subunit codes for MSLALAHKRRILAMGVTAAAAALSGAAMAYTPADALSSPANARKHLMLQEAALDQDLERISAINGLAGRQALKRDELLPKYQEYVQRYCESGLNFPNRVAVQVMVWLFDTVQFDDALELADFLIEQGQEMPERFKRRDIQTFVADAVCEWAYAEYKANRSPEPYLSDLLPLVDGEWNLTEQIPSKYHKLIGMRAIEAGNLEVALKHLERSTELYAQAGNDTRIEKVRKALAKQAASTPAT; via the coding sequence GTGAGCCTGGCCCTGGCGCACAAGCGCCGCATCCTGGCCATGGGTGTAACCGCAGCTGCCGCGGCTCTCTCGGGTGCGGCCATGGCGTACACCCCGGCCGACGCGCTGAGCAGCCCCGCCAATGCGCGCAAGCATTTGATGCTGCAGGAAGCGGCATTGGACCAGGATCTGGAGCGCATCAGCGCAATCAACGGCCTGGCCGGACGCCAGGCGCTGAAACGTGACGAGCTGCTGCCCAAGTACCAGGAGTACGTCCAGCGCTACTGCGAGTCAGGGCTGAACTTCCCGAATCGCGTCGCGGTGCAGGTGATGGTCTGGCTGTTCGACACAGTCCAGTTCGATGACGCACTGGAATTGGCGGACTTCCTGATCGAGCAAGGCCAGGAAATGCCCGAACGCTTTAAGCGCCGGGATATCCAGACCTTTGTCGCTGACGCCGTGTGTGAATGGGCCTATGCCGAATACAAAGCAAATCGCAGTCCCGAGCCTTACCTGTCCGACCTGCTGCCGCTGGTCGATGGTGAATGGAACCTGACGGAGCAGATCCCGAGCAAATACCACAAGTTGATCGGTATGCGCGCCATCGAGGCCGGGAATCTGGAAGTCGCGCTCAAGCACCTTGAGCGTTCGACGGAACTGTACGCCCAGGCAGGGAATGACACGCGAATCGAAAAGGTCCGCAAGGCATTGGCAAAACAAGCGGCCTCGACCCCGGCCACCTAA